The following DNA comes from Malania oleifera isolate guangnan ecotype guangnan chromosome 12, ASM2987363v1, whole genome shotgun sequence.
aaattagcAGCCAGAAATGCTGAAGTAGCTACGGTGTCATAATAGGAATCCTTGATGGTATTTTAGTATGCGTGCATGTTTGTTTTGTTCAGTTTGGGGTTTTAACCTAACTATTTTTAGTTGCTGCAAATATTTCTACATATTGCAATGTTTAGTTCTTGTTGATTCTTTGTGAGAATATTCATATTGTTTTGCATTTTTCCATGCCAAAGATATCGTGCAATCACGAGCGCATATTATCGAGGAGCTGTTGGTGCGTTACTTGTCTATGATGTCACCCGCCATGTTACATTTGAAAATGTGGAGAGATGGCTGAAGGAGCTTCGGGATCACACCGATTCTAACATTGTGATCATGCTGGTTGGGAACAAGGCAGACCTGCGTCATTTGCGAGCAGTTTCAACTGAGGATGCCACAGGTTTTGCAGAAAGGGAGAACACTTTTTTCATGGAGACATCTGCCCTGGAATCCCTGAACGTTGAAAACGCCTTTACAGAAGTGCTGACCCAAATCTACCGTGTTGTGAGCAGGAAGGCTCTTGACGTTGGGGATGACCCAGCAGCCCTGCCCAAGGGGCAGACGATCAATGTCGGATCTAAGGATGATGTATCAGCTGTGAAGAAAGTTGGTTGTTGCTCTGCTTAAACTCGAAGAAACGTGTACTTTCAGAAGCCAATACCCTGTTCATAATTTATAGAGGTTTAGGGATCAAGAGAAGAGCCTACAACCAATTTAATTAACGTCCTCACCTTTTACTTTGAAGCTATTTTCCTCCCTTATTTATGTTACACTAGGCTTTTAGAGATTATAAATGTAACAGATTGGTGTCTTTCTCATTTGATTAAATGCTCTTTACCTATTTTTCTATACGTAAACCGGCTGGGTCATGCTTCTTGTTTTGGAGGGCAGCCTGATATGTAGTGAATTGCAAAATCATGTACTCCATTGTATGATATGATTGATTAGATTGAAATTTTTGTCTTAAATTGAAATATGAATTGAATATTCATTATGATTCACAACCAGGCCCATCTTTACCTCCTTCTGCAGAACATAACTCTTCCAATCATAATTCTCAAAATCCAACAACTTAAACTTTCTAATCATAATTTTGCAAAACATAATTCTTCTAATCATAATTACTTATCAGACTATTCTTGTAAACTTGTAAGCTTGTTAGTACCAAACTTGCTCTTGGTTTACCATATGATATTTCTAATGGTCTCAGTTACTCACATCTTAAACCTCCCTTTCATTCTTTTGTTATGGCTGTTAACTCTACTCCTCCAGAACCCATTTCTTTTCATCAAGCAGTTCAATATTCTAAATGGGGACAAGCCATGGATAAGAGATTGCTGCTCTGGAATTAAATGATACATGGACTCTTACTACACTGCCTCCTGGTAAATCTCccattgggtgcaaatgggtatACCGAATTAAATATCATCCTGATGGTTCTATTGAAAGGTACAAGGCTGGTTTGGTTGCTAAGGGTTTCACTCAAAAACTTGGTTTAGATTACTTTGATACCTTTTCACTTGTTGCCAAGTCTGTTTTAGTAAGAATAGTACTTGCTTTAGCTACTGTGAAAGGGTGGTTTTTATATCAGCTTAATGTAAATAATGTTTTTCTTCATGGGGAGTTAGTTGAGGATGTATATATGTCTCTTCCACCAGGCTTTCACAGCAAAGGGGAGCATCTTGTTTGCAAACTTAATAAAAGCCTTTATGGACTTAAGTAGGCCTCAAGGCAATGGTTTGAAAAATTTTCTTTCACAATTTTGCATATGGGATTTGTTCAATCAAGATTTGATTATTCATTATTCACTCACACGTCTGGTTGTTCCTTTACAGTACTACTGGTTTATTTAGATGATATTTTGATTACCGGTAATGATTCTTCTTGTGTTGACAATTTGAAGCAAGTCCTTGATGCCAAGTTTGGTTTGAAAGATCTGGGATCACTAAGGTATTTTTTAGGACTTGAAGTGGCTGGAACTGATAAAGAGATAAGTTTAAACCATATGCATCAAAAATTCTGAAAGACACAGGTTTTATTGGCAGCAAATCTGTTAGATTCCCTATGGAACAAGACTTGAAGTTATCCAAACATGAAGGTAAACTACTTGATGATCCAGCTCAGTACAAAAGGTTAATTGGTAGATTGTTATACTTAACTCTAACTAGACCAGACATTACCTATGCTGTGCATAGGCTAAGTCAGTTTGTATCACAACCCAGAGAGCCTCACCAGCTTGCAGCCAATAGAATACTCCAGTATCTTAAAGGTTCATCAGGAAAAGGAATTTTCTTTTCAAGCAATTCAGAGCTACATGTTAAATCTTATTGTGATGCAAATTGGGCTGGTTGCCCAGATACAAGAAGATCATTGACTGGTTATGCTGTTTATTTGGGTGAATCATTGATATATTGGAAATCAAAGAAGTAAGgagtcatttctaggtcttttgCAGAAGCTGAGTACAGAGCTATGGCAAGTGCAACTTGTGAAATTACGTGGATATTACAATTGCTTAGagatttaaaaattgaacatcCTAAGTCAGTCATGCTTTTCTGTGACAATCAAGCAGTTTTGTACATAGCTGCAAACCTTGTGTTTCTTAAAAAACAAAGCACATCAAAATGGGTTGTCATTTAGTGAGAGACAAGAAAATGGAAGGCATGATAAAAACTCTTCACATTGCAACAAACTCCCAGGTAGCTGATATATTCACCAAGGCATTAGGATTTTCTTCATTCTCAAGGTTATCAGAGAGGCTGGGATTacaagacatttttattccaagACAAAGTAAGGTAAAATCTTCAGTGCAAGTCACAAAGATTAAGGATTGtgacttgagggggagtgttgaagaAAATGCTACTATGCAAGAAGCAGCAACGGTTAGCAACAGAATTAGTTACAGTTAACAACAGTTAACTACAAGAAGTTTTTGTTATTGTATTGTTAAAACTAAATCAGTTTGTGattgctatatatacatatgaacTATTGTAGTTCTTTATTGACATGAATAAAACCTAAATACATTCATTCAGTTTTAATAGATATCTctttaaaatttgtcaaaaaaaaaaaaaaggaccttATATGAGGCTTTTAAAATGTCCCAAGTCACTTGAGgtcttaaaaatattaaattttccctaaaattggccaaaaaataaaaaataaaaacaaaattatcactttcaaaactttttttttttacaaaatacaaagAGGAATTTATATCTTTTTAATAAACCTCATAAGAAatccttaaaattttttaaatcttcgAGGCCTATAAAACTTTTTAAATCTCAGAACAGATCATTGTATTTTTACCAAACCAGAGGAGGTTAGTATCTTtgaccttttttcttttttttcccaaaatcttGCAATAATCAAATGCTCTCCCCTGTAACCAAAATGATCCATGCATCAGCCACATCCTCTTTGATAACCGTATTACCATATCATCTTGGAGGTGAAAAAGTGAATTTGTACATCTACCAAAAATTACCCATAACGATTTGTTAGTTTGTTGACCCGCTCTCATCTctttttttgggttttaaaataaaaaagaaaaaaaaaatattcaccaGCAATGAGGAAATATTATGTACAACAATTCCGGAATACACTTGTAAAACCATCCAAATATACAAAGGCCCTTGCAGGCATGGTGCATTGTTAAGACTCACAAACAGCTCAAGCTACTGTACACCAAGACCACTAAGTGATCTGACTTGTGAGATCTGCATCTGGAGATGCAATGGCATGGCGTTGTGGTCACAGGATCTGCCATCATTAGTTCACCAGATATCAGTATTCATCAAATAGCACAGAAATAGGGTGCATTAAGACAAAAGTGAACAACACACAAAACAGTACATCTCAAGGGAAAAATCTGCAATCATGCAAATTATATGTATCTTGATGGCATGGCTGTAAACCAATGGAAAACAGGGGAAATTAAGAGTTGGCTGATGAGCCCTGAAGTTCGTTTTCACGCCCTTCCAGAAGGCTTCTCTTCTCTGCAATACAAAAATTGTAAATGTCATCCAGCCTCCAGAGGATTCAAGATAGGAACATGGGAACTCCAGTAGATGTGTTCAAAAGATATACTACCCCAACCTAAAATGGTGTAACAGGAGACAATAATGCAATAATGACAAAAGTTAGTGTGCATGgtgtaaaagaaaaaaattgcacATCAACAAATTATTGATTGAGCTGCAATTAAGACTACTCCATGCAACAAACACAACTCCACCCCCAACCCAAAAAAACGGGGGTCTAAAATAGAAACAGGAAAGCATCCAcaatgaaaacaaaacaaaaaataaaaatggaagtcATTCCATGCCAgttatagaaaaataataaaatatatcaaTGCAGCAATGGTCAAGAAAATTATGATCCAACCAAATATCATATATAAGAATATAGTGGCGTGGCGTTGAGTTTCTTGATCCTTTAACTTATCTCGATGGGGATAGGAGAGGGATATAACTCAATTGTAGAGTGTCACCTTGATGTGGTGGGAGTCATCACTTCGGGTCAGATTATCTCTAAACCCAGTGTGAGTTTTTCTATTTTGACTTGCTCCCTTGCCATGATTGAATGAAAACAGATAAAAGGCTCGTGGAATTGATGGGGGATGACTATATTTCTGGGAGCAAACTTTAGACGAATATGAAGCGCATGGATACAGGTCATGCCTTGGAATGAAAGGCAATTTTGAATCCACTTTGTCTACAAACAAGGAAGCTATAAGTAACACTAGTAGTGTATTCCAAAGGAAGGGCTACAAGTCGTGtagagttagagagagaagctctcatCCCTCTCTAGGAACACTCTCCATGGACTGAACTTCTACCTCCCCTCCACCGCCACCTCCACTTCCGGCGTCGGTGGTCATCCTCTCTCCTCCACCCTTCATCGTCCCCTCCATTCTCACATGCTCAACAGTATTCTACTCTGTTCTTCCACCCTTCGCGAGCCTCACTGGCTGTTCTCCCTTTTTCCCACCCAGATCGAGcttgaaatttgaatttgtgtggctGGAAATGTTGCGCAAAGGAGAACACAAATCTAATAAGAACATGCCGAAGGATCCGAATCTGAAGATGAAGCTGTTTAGTgccctaaattttataaaagaCAAGGGTGGTAATGCAGAAGATTGGAGCAAAAAGAGACCAAAAGAGATCTTCGCGGAGGTCAACAGATTATCAGATTTACCACACACCACGATTCAAGCTGAATCAAGTGGTAAAAAGGATGCTGCGACTCTGAAGGCCTACTGCAGATGCAGGTGGATGTGCTTCTGAATGAGTTATCGGGGCTGTCCACTTCAAACAAGATGCGAGAAGAGGTAACTGAAGGTGGGATGGCTAGCTCGACCAGCAAGGTTGAGGAGGATGAAGAGGAATCCCAAAATTCAGAAACTCTAGACTCGGAAAACAAAAAAGAGGAAGATGAGGTGGACGAAGGTGAAGAATCTGTCCGTACTGGCATGTCTCACACCAGGCATGAACAGATTTCTGAAGGAAATGTGAAAGATAAACAAAAAGAACCAGAAGCCAAGACTTTTATGAAGAACAATCAAAATGTGCCTTGGGTTAGCCTGTTCGCACACAACAGGCAACGCCAAAGCTGTGGTACAATTCCTTCATTTGAGTCTGATGGCACAGGAGCTCGAGTTCCTGCAGATGACATGGAAGACTTGGGAGGAATGTGGAATAATTGCCTTGTAGGATACTTTGCTGGTAAGTACCCTGGGAGAAATGCCCTTCAATCTGCTGTCAATTCTTGGAATGCTAAGGTAGAAGTTATGCACCATGGGAGTGGGTGGATCATTTTCAAGTTCTGCAAGGAAGATGATATGAGCCAGGTCTTACAAAAAGGCCCCAATTTGGCTTATGGCAGACCTTTACTCCTGAAGAAGATGCACAAGCTGTTTCAATTTGGTGACAAGGAATTGAGCACTGTTCCAGTGTGGATTCAACTGAAAAACCTACCCTTGGAGTTATGGTCGCCAAATGCCTTAGGCAGAATCTGCTCAGAGGTGGAGCGACCCTCTATGCAGATATAATCACTACGAATAAGGAGAGATTATCCTATGCTAGGGTGCTGGCGGAAGTGGATGTTGCGAGAGAAATCAAACAAAATGTGAAAATTTGGTTGCCTGATGACAAGGTGATTATCCAGGAAGTCTTGCACGAAAAAGCTTCCTAGTTTCTGCAGCTATTGTAAAACCCTGTGGCATACAGAAGAGGTGTGTAAGGTTAAGCAAGGAAAGGAGACTCCAAAGTTAACACAGGTTTTGGTAAATGCAGAAGCGAGTCCTGAAAACACAGAAGCTGAAGGCTGTGAGGGCATCTCAGTGGCTGCTGTGTCTACAGAATCTGAGGACTATGTGGGTACTCCAGGTGCTGCTGTTACCTTAGCTAAGGACCCAAAAGACCCCCTTGCTGCCCCTGTGGAGGTTCAAACAAAACCAGCAGGTGGTAAGACAGTGAACCCTGGCAGTAATGAGTCTCAAATGGTGAGGAAGGAgggaggaggaagagagggacaACATTCTGTTGAACCAGCTGTGAATGACTCCCATATTCAGACTATAAAGACTGTGCAGATAGGTCCTTCCAAGGATACTGCAAGATCTGTGAATGCGAGAAAGGGAAATGAAGGAGATCCTGTCAAGAATAAGGGCAAAGGCCCCCAGAATGACGTTATGAACCAGAAGGTTAAAGAAAAATTCCAGGGTGAAGAGTTTATTGCTGTTTACAGAAAGAAGAAGAGTAAGGGAACTAGAGCAGTATTCCAGGGAACTGGTAAGGGGCCTGGCCCCTCCCCAGGGTGATTAATGAAGATAGCATGCTGGAACATTAGGGGTCTTAATAAACCCTTGAAACAGAATGGGGTGTTGGGCCTTATTAAGAATAACAAGATTGATGTTTTAGGTATCTTGGAAACTAAGATGTCTGACAGCAACTTGGAGAAGTTTATGAAGAAAAAGCTGGGTAACTGGTGCCAGGTTAACAATTTTACAGAACATGGTGCTGGAAGGATTTTGGTTGTGTGGAAACCACAAAAAGTTAGCATTAATGTGATAGACTGTACCCCTCAGGTATTACACTGCTCCCTGACTTGTATAATCTCTTCTACTTGCTTTAATATTAGCTTTGTGTACGGTTTCCACTCAATAGTTGCTAGAAGGCCACTGTGGCAGAGTTTAAGCCAGATGGGAAGTAATTGCTCTGTTCCCTGGCTACTTATGGGAGATTTCAACAGTGTATTACAACCTGATGAGAAGAGGAATGGTAATCCCGTGACAGCTTATGAAACAAAAGACATGGTGGAGTATTTCACAGAGTGGGCTGACTGATTTGAGGTCTTCTGGATGCTTCCTAACCTGGACCAATAACAAAATCTGGTGTAAGCTAGATCGGGCTGTGGTAAACATTAAATGGTTCCAGGCTGGGTTGGGAGCACATGCTAATTTTCAATTACCAGGGATATTATCTGACCATGCTTCTTGTATTGTCTCCTTGCTTGAGGAGGATGATATGGGAAGGAGGCCTTTTAAATTCTTCAATATGTGGGTGAAGCATGACAGGTTCCTTGATGTAGTGAAAACTGCTTGGATTAGCAGATTTGAGGGTTGCAAACTCTTCAGGATTGAGAGGAAATTACAGGCACTTAAGAGGCCCTTGAGAGACCCCAATACCCTTCATTTCTCTCATATATCAGCTAGAGCAGCAAAGGCGTGCAAGGAATTAAAGGATGCTCAACAGAGGCCGCATGATTCCCCTGAAAATGAAGAGATTCAGAATCTGGTAAAAGCTAAAAGGGAGCTGACAGGCAGGTTAGATGAAGCAAATAGAAGTCTCTTGGCTCAGCAAGCCAAAATCAAATTCCTGAAGAGCAGTGATAGATGCACTGCTTTTTTCCATTCTATGATGAAAAGGCATACAGCCAGGAAACACATTTCAGTCATAACTAAAATAAATGGTGAAAGTACTAAGTCCCAAAAGCAGGTGGCAGAGGAATTTCTTGTTTTTTATAAAGGGCTGCTGGGAACAGAAGAAGACTGCTCCTCTGTTGATCCTAGGGTGATTGCCAATGGGCCTATCTTGAGCAATGATCAGGCTAAGAAGATGGTGGAAGTTGTCACAGAAGATGAAATAAAGAATGCCCTGTTTAGCATTGGTGAAGAGAGATCCCCAGGGCCAGATGGGTACACTTCTTGTTTCTTTAAAAAGGCTTGGGGCATCATCGGGGGAGAGTGTATGCTTGCAGTTCAGGAATTTTTCAGAAATGGGAGGCTCCTGAAACAGCTTAACCGTACTGCAATTGTGTTGATTGCAAAGTCACAGCATGCAAATTCAGTTCAAGATTATAGGCCCATATCATGTTGTAATGTGATCTATAAAGCTATAGCCAAGATCATTGCCAGTAGGATCAAACCTGGGTAGGAGGTTTTGGTGAGCAAGGCTCAGTCTGCTTTCATAAGTCAGAGATACATGATAGAAAATATTTACCTTGTATGGGAACTTGTTAGAAAATATGCTAGGAAGAGGATTAGTTTATTTGGCCCCTGGGAATGTCCAGGTTTTGATGTAATTTAGTAGTTGATAAGGCTCTGGCCCCTGGGAATGCCCAGGTTCTTGATGTATTTGAGTTCTGTTTGCTGCTTGCAGTCTTGGCCTTTGTTTGGCTCTTGATTGTACTGCTTTGCAGTTGCTTGTTGGGGAGTTCTGCTCTCCCtctcctgggtatgcccagtgaTACAGTACATATCCTTTTGGTcgtataattataattttcagattaaaaaaaaaatgaagctatAAGTAATGCAACTATGAGTCTCATGGAAACTCATTAATTTCACCCTTGCAAGGCAAATGAGAATATGCATGTTTATTGTTGTGAACACTAAATACTC
Coding sequences within:
- the LOC131144233 gene encoding ras-related protein RABA1f → MAAYRADDDYDYLFKVVLIGDSGVGKSNLLSRFTRNEFSLESKSTIGVEFATRSIRVDDKVVKAQIWDTAGQERYRAITSAYYRGAVGALLVYDVTRHVTFENVERWLKELRDHTDSNIVIMLVGNKADLRHLRAVSTEDATGFAERENTFFMETSALESLNVENAFTEVLTQIYRVVSRKALDVGDDPAALPKGQTINVGSKDDVSAVKKVGCCSA